Proteins found in one Haloferax litoreum genomic segment:
- a CDS encoding helix-turn-helix domain-containing protein codes for MVQYDCPYIDTTIDHDVSFTGLHWDYNTARQQFESRVLVKGDSVDALDQGLSALREHHNHTDYRLLSRRGDQAIIKNAVGQTSAMRAIRENGGYLTGAFEASEGSERWHIGFDRNEAVGDALSELDRHNDFTVESQATISFEDYFDVIKNVDTAKSVLDAVRGLTETERRTIQRAMGAGHYETPRGATVTDLATEFDVSTTAVSKNIRRGERKLLTALVDAMDDVER; via the coding sequence ATGGTACAATACGACTGTCCATACATCGACACCACAATCGACCACGACGTGTCGTTCACGGGGCTTCACTGGGACTACAATACAGCGCGACAACAGTTCGAATCGCGTGTATTAGTCAAAGGCGACAGCGTAGACGCCCTCGACCAAGGGCTCAGTGCCCTCAGAGAGCACCACAACCATACAGACTATCGGTTGCTCTCGCGTCGTGGCGACCAAGCAATCATCAAGAACGCTGTCGGTCAGACCAGTGCGATGCGAGCGATTCGTGAGAACGGTGGGTACCTCACCGGGGCGTTCGAAGCGAGCGAGGGCAGCGAGCGCTGGCACATCGGGTTCGACCGCAACGAGGCAGTCGGCGACGCACTCTCCGAACTCGACCGGCACAACGACTTTACCGTGGAGTCGCAAGCGACCATCTCGTTCGAAGACTACTTCGACGTCATCAAGAACGTGGACACGGCCAAGAGCGTCCTGGACGCCGTTCGGGGATTGACCGAAACCGAGCGGAGAACGATTCAGCGTGCGATGGGAGCAGGCCACTACGAGACCCCACGTGGTGCGACCGTGACCGACCTCGCGACCGAGTTCGACGTCTCGACGACCGCCGTCTCGAAGAATATCCGTCGCGGCGAGCGAAAACTGCTGACTGCACTCGTCGACGCGATGGACGACGTAGAGAGATAA